One genomic region from Candidatus Methylomirabilota bacterium encodes:
- a CDS encoding 2-oxoacid:acceptor oxidoreductase family protein, with protein sequence MAIDGKARTEILISGFGGQGVIRMGQIIGLCAIKQGHRVTMLKSHGTETRGGYVRAQLVIAPGEVDSPVVENADVFVAFSAPAYRKFYELCRGKVLYDPEMVTAVRTDAPERHVAVPATQLSKERFGKELFANMIMLGALTRLSGMDYEAMKRAMLEIIPRFHEQNLAALEVGHTLPTLTPA encoded by the coding sequence ATGGCCATCGACGGCAAGGCCCGCACCGAGATCCTGATCTCCGGCTTCGGTGGCCAGGGCGTTATCCGGATGGGACAGATCATCGGCCTGTGCGCCATCAAGCAGGGCCACCGCGTCACCATGCTCAAGAGCCACGGCACGGAGACGCGCGGGGGATACGTGCGGGCCCAGCTCGTGATCGCGCCGGGGGAAGTCGACAGCCCGGTGGTCGAGAACGCCGACGTGTTCGTCGCCTTCTCGGCGCCCGCCTACCGGAAGTTCTACGAGCTGTGCCGCGGCAAGGTTCTCTACGATCCGGAGATGGTCACCGCGGTCCGGACCGACGCGCCCGAGCGCCACGTGGCCGTGCCCGCCACGCAGCTCTCCAAGGAGCGATTCGGCAAGGAGCTGTTCGCCAACATGATCATGCTCGGCGCGCTGACGCGTTTGAGCGGCATGGACTACGAGGCGATGAAGCGGGCCATGCTGGAGATCATTCCGCGCTTTCACGAGCAGAACCTGGCCGCCCTCGAGGTCGGCCACACGTTGCCCACCCTGACCCCGGCCTGA
- a CDS encoding DUF1207 domain-containing protein: protein MTRCLPLLLLALALAPGAALAADAVVEERRRDLGFMPGGELFTALIADPRWPHFSAAYHYYLEDPDFKNIAAVSFGESFALYRDRLGESLWELGFQGGVFAVLDLDAPSFDLINSDYFAAATVAYRYRDFSLLARLFHQSSHLGDEFLLRQTRPERINLSYEGVDAKLSYEFLNGALRVYGGGGSLVNRTPEDLDPLFTQVGLEVRSPWPGPAARWRPVAAVDIQNREENDWEADYSVRAGVEFSGILEPRNLQVLIEYFTGHSPNGQFYRNRVDYVGLGLHFHF, encoded by the coding sequence ATGACACGCTGCCTGCCACTCCTGCTCCTGGCTCTGGCGCTGGCTCCCGGAGCGGCTCTGGCCGCCGACGCGGTGGTGGAGGAGCGCCGCCGGGATCTGGGATTCATGCCAGGCGGCGAGCTGTTCACCGCGTTGATCGCCGATCCGCGCTGGCCCCACTTCTCCGCCGCCTACCACTACTACCTGGAGGATCCCGACTTCAAGAACATCGCCGCCGTGTCCTTCGGTGAGAGCTTCGCGCTCTACCGGGATCGGCTCGGCGAGAGCCTGTGGGAGCTCGGCTTCCAGGGGGGGGTCTTCGCGGTGCTCGATCTCGACGCCCCGTCGTTCGACCTCATCAACAGCGACTACTTCGCGGCGGCCACGGTCGCGTACCGCTACCGGGACTTCTCGCTGCTCGCCCGTCTCTTCCACCAGTCGAGCCACCTCGGCGACGAGTTCCTGCTGCGCCAGACACGCCCCGAGCGCATCAACCTCTCCTACGAGGGCGTCGACGCCAAGCTCTCCTATGAATTTCTGAACGGGGCGCTGCGCGTGTATGGCGGCGGCGGCTCGCTGGTCAATCGCACGCCCGAGGACCTGGACCCCCTGTTCACCCAGGTCGGCCTCGAGGTGCGGAGCCCGTGGCCCGGGCCTGCCGCACGTTGGCGTCCTGTCGCGGCGGTGGACATTCAGAACCGCGAGGAGAACGACTGGGAGGCGGACTATTCGGTCCGCGCCGGCGTGGAGTTCTCCGGCATCCTGGAGCCGCGGAATCTGCAAGTGCTCATCGAATATTTCACCGGACACTCTCCGAACGGCCAGTTCTACCGGAACCGGGTGGACTACGTGGGCCTGGGCTTGCACTTCCACTTCTGA
- a CDS encoding GntR family transcriptional regulator has protein sequence MTRLVEPLKRQRLVDEATSALRDAILNGRFPEGARLRQTDLADRLGISRTPIRQALGRLQHEGLVQLLPGSGVRVTVLDLHEAAELYDLREVLDGLAARLAAGRASPAALAGLERALERMRQCLERQDENRWFVAHVAFHDRIFQASDNARLQALSAVVRLSIQRFHPLLLKTPRRLEDAYREHEAICAAIAARDAARAERLARSHITSARAIVLAAMAGQRGADGAVQG, from the coding sequence ATGACCCGCCTCGTGGAGCCGCTCAAGCGCCAGCGCCTCGTGGATGAGGCCACGAGTGCTCTGCGCGACGCCATCCTGAACGGACGCTTTCCGGAAGGGGCGCGTCTGCGCCAGACCGACCTGGCGGACCGGCTGGGCATCAGCCGGACGCCGATCCGCCAGGCGCTGGGGCGCCTGCAGCACGAGGGTCTGGTTCAGCTCCTGCCCGGGAGCGGCGTGCGGGTGACCGTGCTCGACCTCCATGAGGCCGCCGAGCTCTACGACCTGCGCGAGGTGCTCGATGGGCTGGCCGCTCGGCTGGCCGCCGGCCGCGCGAGCCCGGCGGCGCTGGCGGGGCTCGAACGGGCGCTGGAGCGGATGCGGCAATGCCTGGAGCGCCAGGATGAGAACCGCTGGTTCGTGGCGCACGTGGCGTTCCACGACCGGATCTTCCAGGCCAGCGACAATGCCAGGCTGCAGGCCCTGTCGGCGGTCGTACGCCTGAGCATCCAGCGCTTCCACCCGCTCCTGCTCAAGACGCCGCGGCGGCTGGAGGACGCCTATCGCGAGCACGAGGCCATCTGCGCGGCGATCGCCGCGCGCGACGCGGCCCGGGCCGAGCGCCTGGCGCGGTCGCACATCACCAGCGCCAGGGCGATCGTGCTCGCCGCCATGGCCGGTCAGCGAGGCGCCGATGGCGCTGTTCAAGGCTGA
- a CDS encoding AMP-binding protein, with amino-acid sequence MALTVFQAFTETARASPGNAFLCAPPAPGRAYHPEGIELTYDQTRQASLELRDAYAAAGYGHGHRVALLLENRPEFFFHYLALNGLGASIVPISPDYRHDEMLYQMEHSEADLAVVSAGRARDLEAVAAALARPLPVVNAEHLPSSLPRPGPPPRSGEPGLDSETSLLYTSGTTGRPKACILTNLYYLNAGAWYRDLGGLVRLEYGRERILNPLPLFHMNAQAITATAAILTANCLAQPERFSPSRWWKDVVNARATVIHYLGVMPPLLLNQPETPEERAHQVKFGLGAGVEPELHARFEQRFGFPLVEVWGMTETGRIYADCREPRQITSRAFGRPFGGLEARVVDDKDQEVAPGGDGELLVRWGGPAGPRHGFFAGYLKNAEATEEAWRGGWFHTGDVVRQAPDGMLYFVDRKKNIIRRSGENIAAAEVEACLQAHGAVAQVAVLAVPDEVREEEVMACVVPMPGRAPGRELGEQLQGWCLERLAYFKAPGWVLFVDRLPTTGTQKVQKTQIFPKGEDPRRRSGALDLRETKRR; translated from the coding sequence ATGGCCCTGACGGTATTCCAGGCGTTCACTGAGACGGCCCGGGCCTCCCCCGGCAACGCGTTCTTGTGCGCGCCGCCGGCGCCGGGGCGCGCCTACCACCCGGAGGGGATCGAGCTGACGTACGACCAGACCCGCCAGGCCTCGCTCGAGCTGCGCGACGCGTACGCTGCCGCCGGGTATGGCCACGGACACCGAGTTGCCCTGCTGCTCGAGAATCGGCCGGAATTCTTCTTCCACTACCTGGCGCTCAACGGGCTGGGCGCCTCCATCGTGCCCATCAGCCCCGATTACCGGCACGACGAGATGCTCTATCAGATGGAACATTCCGAGGCCGACCTGGCCGTCGTGAGCGCGGGCCGGGCGCGGGACCTCGAAGCCGTGGCGGCCGCTCTCGCCAGGCCGCTGCCCGTCGTGAACGCCGAGCACCTGCCGTCCTCGCTGCCGAGGCCGGGACCGCCGCCGCGATCAGGCGAGCCCGGGCTGGACTCGGAAACCAGCCTGCTGTACACGTCGGGCACCACCGGGCGGCCGAAGGCCTGCATCCTCACCAACCTCTATTACCTGAATGCCGGTGCCTGGTACCGCGATCTGGGAGGACTCGTCCGCCTGGAGTACGGCCGCGAGCGCATCCTGAACCCGCTGCCGCTGTTCCACATGAACGCCCAGGCGATCACCGCCACCGCGGCGATCCTCACCGCCAACTGCCTGGCTCAGCCCGAGCGCTTCAGCCCGAGCCGCTGGTGGAAGGATGTCGTCAACGCCCGGGCGACCGTCATCCATTACCTGGGCGTCATGCCACCGCTACTGCTGAACCAGCCCGAGACGCCCGAGGAGCGCGCCCATCAGGTGAAATTCGGCCTGGGGGCCGGCGTGGAGCCGGAGCTGCACGCCCGCTTCGAGCAGCGCTTCGGCTTTCCCCTCGTCGAGGTCTGGGGCATGACCGAGACGGGACGGATCTACGCCGATTGCCGTGAGCCGCGGCAGATCACCTCCCGCGCGTTCGGGCGCCCGTTCGGTGGCCTGGAGGCCCGAGTGGTGGACGACAAGGACCAGGAGGTGGCGCCGGGCGGCGACGGCGAGCTTCTGGTGCGCTGGGGCGGCCCGGCGGGGCCTCGTCACGGCTTCTTCGCGGGCTACCTCAAGAACGCCGAGGCCACGGAGGAGGCCTGGCGGGGCGGGTGGTTTCACACCGGCGACGTCGTGCGGCAGGCGCCCGACGGTATGCTCTACTTCGTCGATCGGAAGAAGAACATCATTCGGCGCTCGGGTGAGAACATCGCCGCCGCCGAGGTGGAGGCGTGCCTGCAGGCCCACGGCGCCGTGGCCCAGGTCGCGGTGCTGGCCGTGCCGGACGAGGTTCGCGAGGAAGAGGTGATGGCCTGCGTCGTGCCCATGCCGGGTCGCGCGCCCGGCCGCGAGCTGGGCGAGCAGCTCCAGGGCTGGTGCCTGGAGCGCCTCGCCTACTTCAAGGCGCCCGGCTGGGTCCTCTTCGTCGACCGCCTGCCCACGACAGGGACGCAGAAGGTCCAAAAAACGCAAATCTTTCCCAAAGGGGAGGATCCTCGACGCCGGTCCGGCGCGCTGGATCTGAGAGAGACGAAGCGACGCTGA
- a CDS encoding 2-oxoglutarate ferredoxin oxidoreductase subunit alpha, with amino-acid sequence MPPPSELVAPWVEWERRVTKGRRLLEAGTFALTEGAIAAGCRVFAGYPITPATDIAEYMSKRLPQVGGYYMQAEDELAGMHMCAGASLGGLKAMTATSGPGYTLMHDAYGWSITNEIPLVVVDAMRVGPISGITGAPGQGEFYIARYASHGGNFETIVLSPSSVQEAFWLTIDAFNLSERFATPVTILTDQVVSDMWEDLFIPDDYAGLDFVVPRRTNLTMPFFPVGSDAIDVPPNIIGRGTGVCVSAYTHTEEGYDIEEMEAQWAQTHRLVNKIRHHRSELTRYETVGMDDADVVAVAYGADARTVKTAVLEARARGLRAGFVRPITLWPFLDDLFAVDRHYVVCELNYDGQLVREVMRAAPDSRKVHFMGKSAELHTVGEVLAALDGVARTGRIPELPYIWTEVR; translated from the coding sequence ATGCCGCCCCCCTCCGAGCTGGTCGCCCCGTGGGTCGAGTGGGAGCGTCGCGTGACGAAGGGACGCCGCCTGCTGGAGGCGGGCACGTTCGCGCTCACCGAAGGCGCCATCGCCGCCGGTTGTCGGGTCTTCGCCGGCTACCCGATCACGCCGGCGACGGACATCGCCGAGTACATGTCCAAGCGTCTGCCCCAGGTGGGTGGCTACTACATGCAGGCCGAGGACGAGCTGGCCGGCATGCACATGTGCGCGGGGGCCAGCCTGGGCGGGCTCAAGGCCATGACGGCGACCTCAGGGCCCGGCTACACCCTGATGCACGACGCCTACGGCTGGTCCATCACCAACGAGATCCCCCTGGTCGTCGTCGATGCCATGCGGGTGGGGCCGATCAGCGGCATCACCGGCGCGCCGGGCCAGGGCGAGTTCTATATCGCCCGCTACGCCTCCCACGGCGGCAACTTCGAGACGATCGTGCTTTCGCCCTCCTCCGTGCAGGAGGCATTCTGGCTGACCATCGACGCCTTCAACCTGTCCGAGCGCTTCGCCACGCCGGTCACGATCCTCACCGACCAGGTCGTGTCCGACATGTGGGAGGATCTCTTCATCCCCGACGACTACGCCGGCCTGGATTTCGTCGTTCCGCGCCGGACGAACCTCACGATGCCGTTCTTCCCGGTTGGCAGCGACGCCATCGACGTCCCGCCCAACATCATCGGGCGCGGCACCGGCGTGTGCGTGTCGGCGTACACCCACACCGAGGAAGGCTACGACATCGAGGAGATGGAGGCGCAGTGGGCGCAGACCCACCGCCTCGTCAACAAGATCCGCCACCACCGGAGCGAGCTCACCCGTTACGAGACGGTGGGCATGGACGATGCCGACGTGGTGGCGGTGGCCTACGGCGCCGACGCCCGCACGGTGAAGACGGCCGTGCTGGAGGCCCGGGCTCGCGGGCTGCGGGCCGGCTTCGTGCGTCCCATCACGCTGTGGCCCTTCCTCGACGACCTCTTCGCCGTGGACCGCCATTACGTGGTCTGCGAGCTGAACTACGACGGCCAGCTGGTCCGCGAGGTCATGCGGGCGGCGCCCGACTCGCGCAAGGTACACTTCATGGGCAAGAGCGCCGAGCTGCACACGGTGGGCGAGGTGCTGGCGGCCCTGGACGGCGTGGCCCGGACCGGACGTATCCCCGAGCTGCCCTACATCTGGACGGAGGTCCGCTGA
- a CDS encoding 4Fe-4S dicluster domain-containing protein yields the protein MALFKAEKKAPRGPAGRWDVLVAEDMCKACGFCLQICPVDVFAWRATANKLGWFPMIVAHEENCVGCMLCYQICPDFCIAVTMKTGAA from the coding sequence ATGGCGCTGTTCAAGGCTGAGAAGAAGGCGCCCCGGGGGCCGGCGGGACGGTGGGACGTCCTGGTGGCCGAGGACATGTGCAAGGCGTGCGGGTTCTGCCTGCAGATCTGCCCCGTCGATGTCTTCGCCTGGCGCGCGACGGCGAACAAGCTCGGCTGGTTCCCCATGATCGTGGCCCACGAGGAGAACTGCGTCGGGTGCATGCTCTGCTACCAGATCTGCCCCGATTTCTGCATCGCCGTCACCATGAAAACAGGAGCCGCTTGA
- a CDS encoding thiamine pyrophosphate-dependent enzyme: MNPLAKKYLRPSQIPTKACHGCGIGMIENWLLQAIDELGLKQEDVVFGTGIGCVGRQTFATWGGDNFGATHGRALAVATGIKLAQPERRILVVVGDGDAASIGTSHLIHAARRNLGVTVICEDNMGYESTGGQFSPTTPAGYVTNSSPYGMVEPSFDPCDVVKAAGATFVAETTATQWHQTVKVVKKALQNDGFSFIHVRFPCNENFGAYALGTRDTLKNLEWIYEHTQGRKADGSETDFTWETGIKHDASNSRPEFTRLLREMNARVQSDLADKMAARA, encoded by the coding sequence ATGAATCCCCTGGCGAAGAAATATCTCAGGCCGAGTCAGATCCCCACCAAGGCCTGTCACGGCTGCGGCATCGGGATGATCGAGAACTGGCTGCTCCAGGCGATCGACGAGCTCGGGCTCAAGCAGGAAGACGTCGTCTTCGGCACGGGCATCGGCTGCGTCGGCCGGCAGACCTTCGCCACCTGGGGCGGCGACAACTTCGGCGCCACCCACGGCCGGGCTCTGGCCGTGGCCACCGGGATCAAGCTGGCGCAACCCGAGCGCCGCATCCTGGTCGTCGTGGGGGACGGTGACGCGGCGTCCATCGGCACCTCGCACCTGATCCATGCCGCCCGGCGCAACCTGGGGGTCACCGTGATCTGCGAGGACAACATGGGCTACGAGTCCACCGGCGGCCAGTTCTCGCCGACGACGCCGGCCGGCTACGTCACCAACTCCAGCCCCTACGGGATGGTCGAGCCCTCGTTCGACCCCTGCGACGTCGTCAAAGCGGCCGGGGCGACCTTCGTGGCCGAGACCACCGCCACCCAGTGGCACCAGACGGTCAAGGTTGTCAAGAAGGCGCTGCAGAACGACGGCTTCTCCTTCATCCACGTCCGCTTCCCGTGCAACGAGAACTTCGGCGCGTACGCCCTGGGGACCCGCGACACGCTCAAGAATCTGGAGTGGATCTACGAGCACACCCAGGGGCGCAAGGCCGACGGCAGCGAGACCGACTTCACGTGGGAGACCGGCATCAAGCACGATGCCTCCAACAGCCGGCCGGAGTTCACCCGGCTCCTGCGCGAGATGAACGCCCGGGTCCAGTCCGACCTGGCCGACAAGATGGCGGCCAGGGCCTGA